In Silene latifolia isolate original U9 population chromosome 6, ASM4854445v1, whole genome shotgun sequence, the genomic window AACTTCTCATGAACTTCTTATTCTTTTCATGTGAGACAAATTTCTTCACATTTCATGGGGTGTTACATTCCAACTGGCCAGTAGATGCTGTAATACCCCGTGATTTTCTAGTGGTGCAGTCGGCCGAGTATggcccatactcgaccgagtggcattCTACTCGACCAAGTAGAATGACCGAGTGGCTGGTGCGCTCGACCGAGTGCGGTGCATTCGACCGAGTGTcaccgagcactcgaccgagtctACGAGCTCATGCCTGATTTCGGCATGTAGATGTTGTATTGTTGGGCCTTGGTATATAAGCTTCCTTTTTCAGATTTCCTTCATTTTACAACCCTAAACACCTCTCACTTTATCCCCACCACCCTAAAAATCCCTCAAAATCCTCCAAACCTTATCCTTGGTGATTTTCCTCTTGCCTTTAAAGATTTGGTGTTCAAGATCTTATCTGATCTTTCTGATTTCTTTACCTTTGTGAGTTGTCATTCACtcttttccttttcttattcATTATTAGCAACCCTAGATTTTTGGGGGTTTTGTCTTATGAGgatttaattagggtttggggtAATTAAATGGTTTAGTTAAGGAAAAAATATTTTATTGTTGTGGAACATATTTGTGATAGaagttagttaattaattgtaggATGTGGCTTTTTAGAGGAGGATTAGTGTGCTTGCTTGTACTAATTGGagaattgctaaaaggtaggatttcctacttgATTTTGACAATATGAATGTTGTTCATATATTCATATGTCATTCTTGTTATTCTTAGTTTATATGGTTGTTGTATTTGCATTGTAACTTGCTAGTGTGTAATTGTGTCCTAAGGGATTGTGTAATTGTTGGATTGCATTATATATGACAATGGGTAATTATAGTTAGTCTCACATTGTTGATGGGAGTGCATTATAACATGAGGATAGATAATTATCGGTACATGTATAATTGGCATTCATTTCGTATGGGAAGGGAGTATGTTTGATAATCGTTGTACATGTGAAAGCACCATCTTGGCATAGTGTATTGCATTTTGTGATATCTGTGTTTGTGATGAATGTTGGAGGTGGTGGCGGAGTTGTGGTGGTGATAtatggttgttgaggagacgtaaggtgGTTGGGAGATCGTcgtacgcttgagtcgcctcttggagcttcccactccaagagggacgtgcatgttaatgacttgagtacggaggggTCGTGTGGTGTCACGACGCCTGTCAGGGGTCCGGTTAGCGCCCGGGCTCGGTACCACGGGTGTGTCCCGAGTACTTGTTTTACGGACTGCGGTCCGGCTGTTTGGTGGGTGGTGCTGCGGTGCCGTCACCGGGTTGTTGGTACCACTGGTGTGTCCCTGGTACCCGTGTGGTGGTTGTGGTTTTGTGATGGTTGTATAGTCATGTCTTTTGTATTCCTTTGATTTGTTGTATTTTCATACACTTGTGTCGTGTCTTAAGTATTTGTATTATTGAAATTGACGTGTGTTGGttgtgtgtaattgtcacctatttccggggtggcttaTGTTGATCcgtatgatattttcgatcatatggggagcagtttgagTACAGGTTTAGTTTGGTACCTTgcaggagacgggacgagctACGGACACTCGGAGTCGAGTTATATAGCTAGATGTATAGTTCACACTTGTTATTCATTTATTAGTCATGTAatccactaaacatgttatttgTATAAAGTGTTGCTTAATTGTAGTTCcgattcactgcctcgggaaaccgagatggtgacatcccctgagtaccttggccgggtaagaaggaggTGTTACAAATGCAGTTTATGGGAGCACAATGAGGAGTCACATGAccatttatttatttcttgtcCATTCTCTAAGTTAATTTGGCTTCACATATTGCAATGGATGAGTATAAGCAGGGAGGGATATAGCCTAATTTATGAATTATGATAAAAGTATGCAAATGGTAGCAGGAAAAAGCGGAAAGCAGCCTGGTTTCAAACCTCTTTGGCAGCAACTGTACATCAGATTTGGGTAGAAAGGAATGTCAAGATATTCAACCAAAGAATCACACATCCTGCTTCTATTGTCAGAAGAATTAAATTCATAGTGTCAGTTAGGATGCTATTGTATTCTAATACTTGTTTGTATGAACAAATAGTTGATAGTATTTGTAAATAGGTGGCTATTGTTTGGATTGTAGTCTTTTAGCGTGTTAACTTTTGCAAAATCTGTAATTTCATTTCTCAATGAAATAAAATGATAATTTGTTTGAAAAAAATTGATTGTACAATGGAAAATAAAATGTAATTTTTTATCTTGCTTACACCATAAAGTAAATGATGTGATTAGCATGGGATCATTAAAATTTTGACATGATTCCCATGATTAGAACTTGGGAATTGCACGTTTGACATAGTTATTGGTTTAGCGAtatgtacaaaaaaaaaaaactgatttCTTAATTTGATCTCATGAACAGAGCCTGGGAATTTCATCATacaaattttcataaaatttCTACAAAAATTTCACAAGAGAGAAATTAAAAAGAATGCAAAATAGTAGAATATTTTCCATAATGTTTACAATCATCTTCATATAATATAAAGTTTATTTTTAAACCTTACCTACTAGAAGCACAAGTGAAAGGGTAAAATATATGGTAAAAAAGAATACATTGTTTCGGCGAAAGCAAACTAATTCAGTCCAAATAATACTGCCTCAGCGAAGTAGAGATCTACCATGCAGTAGGTAATTCAGGAGCATCGTGAAGAAGTAGCTTGATGACATGTCATCATAGGCCCATATACATACATGCAACATGGATTAAATATGGAAACATACATAAGTCATTAATACATAATAAGAAAAAGATAATTGATATACTCCGTGCTTATTATCAGCATTATATCTTGCTAAAGGAAACTTCAACACCGTCGGCTGGTACAGGATGGGAAAGGTATATTATTAGCATGTCAGGATTTGCTAATTCCCACCTGTTTATTTTGACAATAGTACATCAAAACccaatttgtaaaaaaaaaaaagtaaaaacaaataaaagttaTTCTAGGTGTAaccaataaatttgaaaaaggttAAAAAATAAGAACATATCTATATTGTTAAATGTTAACTACTCTATAACTAATAAGATTATTGTATTTCACATAATTACGATCTAAATGACACAAAATGTAATTATGTGTTTTCAGTTTTGGTATTGTTTCGATGATAACAAACATTTTTTTTATGAGGTAATGTGGGTTGGCGGTTCCCTTAATAGTTATCTTTTGATCTTTAGACGACGGTTAAGCATAAATATAAAATTAATGTAAAGAATGGTGTATGTAGCTAGTATTGTTGTGGTCATGCCTAATGAACATGTGTGATAGTGAGATTGTCACATGGTGAACGTGAACGTGATACAAGATAGGAGAAGTCTTAACAAAAAGAAATTCTGTAATCTTATACGAGTATATTTTTCTTACCAAAATACATTTTCAGTTTATACATATAATATGTATTTTCCCTTTTATTAGTTAAGTAGGGTATgaaaaaattatttcatgatttataaaGATTCCTGATAAGTTTGGATAATTCAAGTCGGATAGGATCATAAGGTGATAAAACTTTCCCTTATAAGTTTCAACACTACTTATTAACATTCCCTTTTCATGAGCATCATATAAGTCTGATATTTTGTTTTTGCaaagtatttaaaaaaaaaaaattataacaagTCGATCGCCACTCCTTTCATTTAGTATAATTGTTACTCAATCATTGAGTTCGTAATTTTATCCAAGCTGCTATTGTTAGAGAACATATTAATTGAAGTATTATTGCTTGTATCAGTTAGTACGACTATAGTGTTTAGTTGCCCCAATCATTTTACAACTTAcattgttgtttttatttagttaaGAGAACGAGATATTTAAAATAATTTGAATTTAGGAAAGGAATTAGTCCTTGAATTTGAGGCGAACCTCATAAATCCGGTAATTAGGAATACACCACCAGGTGTACAATAGTATTGTATAACCATCGGAAATTTAATTGAGTTTGTGTGTATCTTTTTTGTGTATGAAAGTTTTTAGGTTATATGTATTGAGCTTATATGTATTGTTTTTGAGTTTCTTTATTAATTTTTAAGCTCAATACTTATGTAAAGGACGTCAAAAACATTACAATAAAGCTCATTAACTTTACACTAATCTCAAAAACTCTATTATAAATCTCAAACAGCATACCACCAGTCGTGTATTTCAACTGGTGGTAATACGTACAACTGGTGGTATCATCGACCTACTGAATAAATAAGTTTTGATATCATAAGTTTTATCATATCATTATCTCTTATTTTAGTTGTTGGTGTTTGTGTTGAAATTAGAGCTTATGCAACATATATAGATGACATTTATCGAAAGATAATTAAGAACCAGCATAACTTTATAAACTagataaaactaaactaaaatttattttttatttcttgGTCAAAAGGGCGGAAAATGTTACCTATATCCAATAGCCAAGTGGTGGAGAAAAATAACTGTAATGAGACGAGCCATCGTACTTCCGGGACAAGTTCTTGCTCCTCCTCCGAAAGGGAGATATGTTCCATATTTTGGAAGAGACTGCCAAGTACAATTAGTAGTATTTTTACTATTAAATAATActctttattttgtttttgtttttatacaACCACTGTAGATTTTGgagaaaattaattttaatctttAAAAGTCATAGTTTACAAGTAAATATTGTCACATTAAAGTGACAATATTGATATCAtcgattttttttatataaaattaaaagtaaaaatttgtcttaaaaccaATAACATATTCTAATTGTTTCAATCATTTATCTATCTTTACTGGACATAAAATTAAGAAAGAAAGAGAAGgctaattattgttattgttataaaATAACAGGTGAAACAAAATACAAATGGACGTCAATTAGTCATTAAACATtctttaaatataaataataaataatttttaTAGAACAAATAGATGAATAATTATAACAAAAGAGAGTATAACAAAGCATTAAATAAATttatcaaaaaatttgaaaatgagtACATGCTATCACTATGACAATAAGTTTAATTGTTCATGTCTCATTTAGACTACATCTAATTGTTTAATTTATGATTAGGTTTATTATCGATTTTACTATTATGTAATGGAAAATATAAAGACTTATAAACAAACCCTATAGTGAGACTAAAGTAGTAAAAGCTgttatatatataaatatttgaGGAGTAAGAGTGACATACGTCCCATCTGTCTGGATTGAAAGTCAAAGGATCCTCAAAATTTGATGGATCGATGTGAAGGAACCTTAGCCACACTAGTACATTCCACCCTTTTGGTATCAAATAACCTATATAGAGATCAATTTTTCCAGTCATTTCTCTAGTATTAccattattttattttgatgaaattATCTTATATATTACTTGCTTTATCCTCGTcaattatttatcttttttttattCTATAAGAATTTATTTTTAAACAAAGATAAATAAAAAATGATTATGACCTGAAATCGAAATAGCTTAGCAAGACGATGTAAATTAGGTACGATGTATTGAGCCTCATCCTGTGCAGgactttctctttttttttttgcgccACTACGTACGTCAAGACTGCCTTAATGTGTACACGTAGTCACGTGTTTTTAATATATTCGTTGTTTTTAAATGATATGTTTGCCTTTAATAAAAAATATTATTTCAATACAGTTTTGGAGCGAAAAATTCTTCTACAAGCAAATTCAGAGAACATTGATCATATATGTTGAGTGAGTTCAGAtcctttctctccatttcttttctctTCAATATCATCAGTTTTCTTTCACGTAACTATTTTAAattattattcattttcaaactcaTCAAAATATTACTTTTTGGCATAAAATTAGCATTGTTGTTGGATTGGAGGGGCCATCTTAAGtactatgatgatgatgatgatgatgatgatgatgatgatgatgatgatgatgataatgataatgataaagaTGCTGAATTGACGGTATATCAAGGTTGAAGGTTTTAAAAGTAAGTTTCTCATAAAAAGACAAATAAATGTCTTGCTCCATAAGAGGTTGTAAGGATTTAGGATTGTCTTAACTCCAAAGTAATATGAGTTCACACTTAAAGTATTCAGGGTGCATGCGAATCACTTAGGTTATTTGAAAAGTTCTTTCAATGACTTTAGTTAAGTTTTATGAGAAAAAAACCTAAATTAATGAACAAGATTAACAAAGGGAACAATAGTTTGTGAACTACAATTTTGCCAAGTATTGCATGATGTAAAAAGTGACCCTATACGGAAAATTGAAACTTAAAAATATTTAATATTTTTAGGTTCGAGTTAGTTGTACCATATAAGCTGAGCTTGAATAGTGAGCCGCTTTAATCAGAATCTAtctattatattttcatatatgTGGTTGAAGTGTGACACGTTGGCATGTATTAGTTAAAGATTGTGGACGCACCTTCAAATTTTATGTCTTCAGTAGCTTTCTTGAATATAAAGCCAGAAATGCTAGCCATTCTAATAGTTTCTTCCACAACCTGCAAATTGTTGCATTATGATTGCATATAATGCATTGTGTACGTTATCTTATATTAACAAAAATATTTAATTCACATAAATTACATTAAATGATAGGTTGTTTGGTTAATACAGAACATATGTATATAAATTTtttataaatttatatttcctaaaatgatagaACTAATTACGCGTATCgggaaaatagcaaaacccccaAAAGTTTACTCATATGTGCAAATCACCCATGACTTACAATATGTGCAAATAAGCCACATAACATTATGTTTTGGAGCAATTCAATTCGCTCATAAAAAATATGTAATATTAAAACATGAAAATTGAATTAACACAATTAGTCAATAATATACTTTCACATACATTATTGTTAATTTGTAAAAACCCAAAATTACCCTCTTCTTATAACCACACCAGCACACCACCACCTGCCTTATTCCGACAACCAGGCCAAGATCGATCTTCACCACATATCCCGACCACCACAAACCTAAGTTTAGTTCAACGAAGCAAGTTTGCAATACTCTACCCCCGACCACCCTCGCTGACCATCACCCCCATTCTTGTCGAAAATGATCCCAACCACGCGAATAACATCATCCCTCACCAATGAATCCTCTTAATCCATCCACGAATCCCTTTCCTCGGCAAATATGGTGTCGATGGTGCTAGATGGCATGTGCGGTGAATCGACGTAGTGCGGTCATGGTGGTGCGTTAGTGAACCTGGGTTGTGTCGCTGTGGTGAATTGTAGAGAGAGAGACGCCATAGGTGGTGGTGGAGGTTCACGTGGGAGGAGGTAACGTAGCAGGAGTAGTGCAACATGCCTGAGAGGCTAAGAAGAAAGAAAATTGGGTTTAAGAGTAAAGGAGTGTGGTAAGGCTAGAATCTAGATTGGTCCATTGACCAAATTTCTTACAAAAAATGAGAGAAATTAAATGGGAATTAAATAAGAAAGGGAGTATTACATTCAATATTagataaataaattaaaagaagGTAAATTGCGCCAAATGTGAAACATTTGAGGCTTATTTGCACATATTGAAAGTTATGGGGTTGATTTGCACATATGAGTAAATCTTTGAGGGTTATTTGCTACTTTCCCGTTACGCGTATCTAATTAGTAAGTGACTGGAAATCTGCGTAGATTCCCCTTTCGTAATTCTTAATTTGACATTAAatacttgtttttcatttatgtaaGCTATGAACTACGTACTCCCTTAACGGGGACATTTGTTTAACTTCATTTAACTTTATTTTTGGCCCGAAAATCAATAATGGAAAATGAGTCGAAATGTATCTATTGCCAAAATAATGTAGGAAATATGATCGGCTTTTTATATATAAGTATATAACAAATTCTCGTAGAGTCGAAGAATGAATTGATTTAAGATGTTAAACTATGTTCTCGATTAACTTAAAAGTCTCCTATTCAAACTGTGTTGTTAATAACTTGAATGAGATTATAATTTGGATATATCGTTAAGAAAAAAACATAGCTATAACAATCACAAAATTAGCAAACGGGCAAGGATAACTCGTATATTCCGCACCTTGTTTGTGTATTTCAGTTTCGGGAAATCTTCGTAGGTCACGGCAACACCATTTTTCTCCCTAGCCATTTCCATATTCTCTTCCTATATTCCGATATTTGATATCATCAAtataatatgttaaataatgtgaTTGGTCTAGGATTTGAACAAATTAGTTAACATAGAAATACTAAAATTTGTGGTAAATTTCGTAATCTCATTTTGTTTTTTTAACATCATTTTGTCTTTTCTTGTTAAAGTAATCTTTTTATATAAAAGGTCAAAATGAAAGATTAACTTAGAAAAAAAACTGTATATGAATTTCATTTTAGCCCAATAACCTCAACCATATGAAGATATTACTCAAGATTATTTGTAATTTATAGCCATATTTATCTTCATTTTATCGTCCGAATAATGGTACATAATTAAATCGTGATTGGTGGACATACCAATGAAACTCCTAGTTTCCGATTACTCCGTAGTCGAGGAAAATTAATATATGTCAAGTCGACATAGTAAGTGAAAATTTCTTTAAAGTTTGATTGTATTTTCAATCACATAATGAATTTATACATATAAATATAATTGGAAACGTTGACATCAATTCACCAGTACATTAACTCTTGTATAAAATTGGTAATTATAACACACAAATTTCAAGACGCTTGTAGGCAATCATCCATATCATAACTTAAGAATGTTATTAAAACAGGTTTGAAAAGTCGGAGATTTTGGTAAATTAGAAAGTGTTTTAACATAATACTAGTATAAACTAGCTAATTAATACGAGCATTtgtgttgttttaatgcaaataaTAAGCATTGTTAAATTTTATACCAATGCAAATAATAAGCAATTATTCAGTAAAGATTTAAATTACCCGAAGTTTTTGAAGAACATGAGGATTCTTGGCCAGAAAGTACATGCACCAAGTAACAGGATAAGCGATACCAATATAACTTATGGCAATGTTGCTCAAAACATTATCTACCACCTCCTCATTACTTAAATGTCTCCCTTCTTTATCCTTACTTTGCATCAACCTATCCATCATATCACTTGTTGCCCCCATTTTCTtaccttctcttttcttcttcatcAATTCCACTGTCAGTTTCTCAGTAAGCTTCTTTCGACACTATATTTAACAAAGGAAAGACCATCGATTTTAATGTaataataaagaagaaatcataaATAAACCATATTATTTTCGTAATAACTATTCCATTCAATCCTAATCATGTCGCAAATTTTTTATAATCTTTATGAAAAAAACCTGGAGGGCATGGCGGAAAGGCGTTCCAGGGAAGTTCCATGGCTGAGCTCTAACCCCTTCATTCACAGTTGAGAATAAGTTCTCAAGATCATTTATCTC contains:
- the LOC141658952 gene encoding ent-kaurenoic acid oxidase-like isoform X2, with protein sequence MEINMVYVIHSLLWPLIACLFWWWNEIWYATPVRARCKSLNAKLPPGHLGIPIFGEYFTFLWYFHFLRRPDRYITSKMDKYGRNNVGAYTTFLYGSPAIIACSPSLCKKILTATTGFKQGWPSSEVLGPHSVITIHGSRHQHIKGLLASEFNHRDALTRVALQFQPCIVAALESWFQMGRINTFYQIKRVALEFMGRYMGGLELGPEINDLENLFSTVNEGVRAQPWNFPGTPFRHALQCRKKLTEKLTVELMKKKREGKKMGATSDMMDRLMQSKDKEGRHLSNEEVVDNVLSNIAISYIGIAYPVTWCMYFLAKNPHVLQKLRVVEETIRMASISGFIFKKATEDIKFEGYLIPKGWNVLVWLRFLHIDPSNFEDPLTFNPDRWDSLPKYGTYLPFGGGARTCPGSTMARLITVIFLHHLAIGYRWELANPDMLIIYLSHPVPADGVEVSFSKI
- the LOC141658952 gene encoding ent-kaurenoic acid oxidase-like isoform X1; this encodes MEINMVYVIHSLLWPLIACLFWWWNEIWYATPVRARCKSLNAKLPPGHLGIPIFGEYFTFLWYFHFLRRPDRYITSKMDKYGRNNVGAYTTFLYGSPAIIACSPSLCKKILTATTGFKQGWPSSEVLGPHSVITIHGSRHQHIKGLLASEFNHRDALTRVALQFQPCIVAALESWFQMGRINTFYQIKRVALEFMGRYMGGLELGPEINDLENLFSTVNEGVRAQPWNFPGTPFRHALQCRKKLTEKLTVELMKKKREGKKMGATSDMMDRLMQSKDKEGRHLSNEEVVDNVLSNIAISYIGIAYPVTWCMYFLAKNPHVLQKLREENMEMAREKNGVAVTYEDFPKLKYTNKVVEETIRMASISGFIFKKATEDIKFEGYLIPKGWNVLVWLRFLHIDPSNFEDPLTFNPDRWDSLPKYGTYLPFGGGARTCPGSTMARLITVIFLHHLAIGYRWELANPDMLIIYLSHPVPADGVEVSFSKI